From the genome of Desulfobotulus pelophilus, one region includes:
- a CDS encoding alpha/beta hydrolase, giving the protein MMSFFPHSILCVHGWAQSPDFWAPLGVVLEKPEALCLLDRGYFGSPCLPSLPRDAGIKGIVTHSFGLHLIPDVWLKQADFIVIVAGFNSFLPADRSRRRRSERILYLMQKKLKENPEALVALFRRLCGQKENLRSGFVNTALMAEDLQNLAHSRLDLDLFLKIPVIHIIHGRQDKVVDASRAEELQAALPHARLHMVEDGDHGIPLTHAEMLGELAACAIGECRS; this is encoded by the coding sequence ATGATGTCTTTTTTCCCCCATTCCATCCTCTGCGTACACGGCTGGGCCCAAAGTCCTGATTTCTGGGCTCCCCTTGGGGTTGTATTGGAAAAACCGGAAGCCCTCTGTCTGCTGGATCGGGGGTATTTTGGCAGTCCGTGCTTGCCTTCTTTGCCCCGGGATGCCGGTATCAAGGGCATTGTCACCCATTCTTTTGGCCTTCACCTTATCCCTGATGTATGGCTAAAGCAGGCAGATTTTATTGTTATTGTAGCCGGTTTTAACAGCTTTCTGCCCGCAGACCGCAGCAGACGGCGCAGATCGGAACGGATTCTTTATCTGATGCAGAAAAAACTTAAAGAAAATCCCGAAGCCCTTGTGGCTCTTTTCCGCCGTCTCTGCGGGCAGAAGGAAAATCTTCGTTCTGGGTTTGTTAATACCGCCCTTATGGCTGAAGACCTGCAAAATCTGGCGCATTCCCGTCTGGATCTGGATCTTTTCCTGAAAATCCCTGTGATTCATATTATCCATGGCAGACAGGATAAGGTGGTGGATGCCAGCAGGGCAGAGGAGCTACAGGCAGCACTTCCCCATGCCCGCCTTCATATGGTGGAGGACGGGGATCATGGTATTCCCCTGACCCATGCTGAAATGCTGGGGGAGCTGGCAGCTTGTGCCATCGGGGAGTGTCGGTCATGA
- a CDS encoding L-threonylcarbamoyladenylate synthase — protein sequence MFMTIHPETPHARQIRQVVECLKDGGVIIYPTDTHYGMGCDIQNKKAIERIYQIRQKDKKQPFSFICPDLTDISRYAKVHNAAYRVLKRFLPGPYTFILEGTREVPKMMLTKRKTAGIRVPDCAIALAIVRELGNPVISTTAARAGEELETDASLLHELFGGQVDMVIGGGSVPGIPSSVIDLSGEIPEVLREGLGDVSEFL from the coding sequence ATGTTCATGACCATTCACCCTGAAACACCCCATGCACGGCAGATACGTCAGGTTGTGGAGTGTCTGAAAGACGGCGGGGTAATCATTTATCCCACAGACACCCATTACGGCATGGGTTGTGATATTCAGAACAAAAAAGCCATTGAGCGTATTTACCAGATCCGGCAGAAAGACAAAAAGCAGCCCTTCAGTTTTATCTGCCCGGATTTGACGGATATCAGCCGCTATGCAAAAGTACACAATGCAGCATACCGCGTCCTGAAACGATTTCTGCCTGGCCCCTATACCTTCATTCTGGAAGGTACCCGCGAAGTACCCAAAATGATGCTGACAAAACGAAAAACCGCTGGAATACGTGTACCCGACTGCGCCATTGCTCTGGCTATTGTCCGGGAACTGGGAAATCCGGTCATATCAACAACGGCAGCCAGGGCCGGAGAAGAACTGGAAACGGATGCCAGCCTCCTCCATGAACTTTTCGGGGGACAGGTCGACATGGTAATCGGAGGTGGCAGTGTACCCGGTATCCCTTCCAGCGTGATTGACCTTTCGGGCGAGATACCGGAAGTGCTCCGGGAAGGCCTGGGCGATGTCAGTGAATTTCTCTGA
- the dnaE gene encoding DNA polymerase III subunit alpha translates to METPVPDFVHLHLHTQYSLLDGAIRLDPLFARAKEYGMHSVAITDHGTMFGVMEFYEKAVKAGIKPIIGCECYVAPRSLSDKSTEDAKGLSHLVLLARNNEGYKNLCKLATIAQMKGFYYKPRVDDEVLAAHSEGIIALSACLQGSIPKLLLRGQTAAAEEKARYYEKIFGEGNFFLEIQENGLRPQREANTLLVDMAERLSLPLVATNDCHYLDAEDTRAHELLLCIQTGKTIHDPNRFQFGTDALYFKSREIMARELGHFKGALANSVDIASRCDVSFDFNTYHFPNFPTEETGTADELFDATARRGFEKRMVLIRKNNPDVDEKLYLDRLNYEIETINSMGFPGYFLIVADFIRYSKENGIPVGPGRGSAAGSMVAYAMGITDLDPIEHGLIFERFLNPSRISMPDIDVDFCINGREKVYDYVVRKYGGGDYVAQIITYGKMKTRAVIRDVGRALGIPLKDVDEIAKLVPEVLNISLEKALEQEPEILKRAAERSDIKELLDIARKLEGLPRHASTHAAGVVIGDRRLDDYLPLYCGKKGEVVTQFDMHYVEKIGLVKFDFLGLRNLTVIKEALDLIALQGLEVPDLDTIPLDDQPSYDLLSRGDTTGVFQLESSGMKDLLVRLRPSTFGDITALVALYRPGPLESGMVDDFVERKHGRAEVSYALPQLEPILKDTYGVILYQEQVMKIAGVLARYTMAEADGLRKAMGKKIAEMMVAQRERFMKGAAESDVELEKAGHIFDLMEKFGGYGFNKSHSAAYALIAYQTAYLKAHYPLAFMAALLTSEMNSLDGVVKFIEECRSHNIEVLPPDVNASGLAFTVVDDAIRFGLVAVKNVGEGPVAAILAEREANGPFEDLFDFCERIDLRKVNKRVLEALIKCGGFDSTGVERSRMMAVLDEAVDHGVRAQKEKNDPQMGLFDMVEDPVAEGLRPVFPDIPEWEDRDLLFLEKELLGLYLSGHPLQKYKEAIARYATTDAEGLKTVANGSAVRLGGSIHDVKVIITKKGDKMAFMNLEDMTGALVEAVIFPSLFSLITDLLETDTPVIVEGEAQVEGSSAKIKAEKLVHLDRAGEVWTGMLHLNVSTDIHKREDLVKVQESLRRYPGNCAVQLHVRIPEKTETHIEFPDLLKVSPGAELMAELQDILGPGGVVTSCTPAKLEDRGKNGKNGYRKRGSNGNAASA, encoded by the coding sequence ATGGAAACCCCGGTTCCGGATTTTGTCCATCTTCACCTTCATACCCAGTACAGTCTTCTGGATGGGGCCATTCGCCTCGACCCTCTCTTTGCCAGAGCAAAAGAATACGGTATGCATTCCGTTGCCATTACGGACCACGGCACCATGTTCGGGGTAATGGAATTCTATGAAAAAGCGGTGAAAGCCGGAATTAAACCCATCATTGGCTGTGAGTGCTATGTGGCGCCGAGATCCCTGTCGGATAAAAGTACGGAAGATGCCAAAGGGCTTTCCCATCTGGTATTGCTGGCCCGGAACAATGAGGGGTATAAAAATCTCTGCAAGCTTGCCACCATAGCCCAGATGAAGGGGTTTTATTATAAACCCAGAGTGGATGATGAGGTGCTGGCGGCCCACAGCGAAGGCATTATTGCCCTTTCCGCCTGTCTTCAGGGGTCTATCCCCAAGCTTCTGCTCAGAGGGCAGACAGCAGCGGCGGAAGAAAAAGCCCGCTACTATGAAAAAATATTTGGAGAGGGTAATTTTTTCCTGGAAATTCAGGAAAATGGACTCAGACCCCAGAGGGAGGCCAATACTCTGCTTGTGGATATGGCGGAGCGCCTTTCCCTGCCCCTTGTGGCCACCAACGACTGCCACTATCTGGATGCGGAAGATACGAGGGCCCATGAGCTGCTTCTGTGCATACAGACGGGAAAGACCATCCACGATCCCAACCGGTTCCAGTTTGGCACCGATGCCTTGTATTTTAAAAGCCGGGAGATCATGGCCCGTGAGCTGGGTCACTTCAAGGGTGCCCTTGCCAATTCTGTGGATATAGCCAGTCGCTGTGATGTGAGCTTTGATTTCAATACCTATCATTTCCCGAATTTTCCCACAGAAGAAACGGGAACGGCGGATGAACTTTTTGATGCTACGGCCCGCAGGGGTTTTGAAAAGCGTATGGTTTTGATCCGCAAAAATAATCCGGATGTGGATGAAAAACTGTATCTTGATCGTCTCAATTACGAGATAGAGACCATCAATAGCATGGGCTTCCCCGGCTATTTTCTCATCGTGGCAGATTTTATCCGCTATTCCAAGGAAAACGGCATTCCTGTTGGTCCCGGGAGGGGGTCTGCCGCAGGATCCATGGTGGCCTATGCCATGGGGATTACAGACCTCGATCCCATTGAGCATGGCCTGATTTTTGAGCGGTTTCTCAATCCCAGCCGTATTTCCATGCCAGATATAGATGTGGATTTTTGCATTAACGGCAGGGAAAAAGTATACGATTATGTCGTAAGAAAATACGGAGGTGGGGACTATGTGGCCCAGATCATCACCTACGGGAAAATGAAAACCCGCGCTGTGATCCGGGATGTGGGCCGTGCCCTTGGCATTCCCCTGAAGGATGTGGATGAAATAGCCAAGCTTGTTCCGGAAGTCCTGAATATCAGCCTTGAGAAGGCCCTGGAACAGGAACCGGAAATTCTGAAAAGGGCTGCGGAACGATCCGACATCAAGGAATTGCTGGATATTGCCAGAAAGCTTGAAGGTTTGCCTCGTCATGCATCCACCCATGCGGCGGGTGTGGTTATCGGGGATCGCAGGCTGGATGATTATCTGCCACTGTACTGTGGTAAAAAGGGTGAGGTTGTCACCCAGTTTGACATGCATTATGTGGAAAAAATTGGATTGGTGAAGTTTGACTTTCTGGGGCTTCGTAACCTAACGGTCATCAAAGAAGCCCTCGATCTCATTGCCCTTCAGGGACTTGAGGTGCCGGATCTCGACACCATTCCCCTCGATGACCAGCCAAGCTACGATCTTCTTTCCAGAGGAGACACCACAGGTGTTTTTCAGCTGGAAAGTTCCGGTATGAAAGACCTTCTGGTACGCCTCAGGCCTTCCACCTTCGGCGACATTACCGCCCTTGTGGCCCTCTATCGCCCCGGCCCTCTGGAAAGTGGTATGGTGGATGATTTTGTGGAGAGAAAGCATGGCAGGGCCGAAGTTTCCTATGCGCTTCCCCAGCTGGAACCTATCCTGAAGGATACCTATGGCGTAATTCTTTATCAGGAACAGGTCATGAAAATTGCCGGGGTGCTGGCCAGATACACCATGGCCGAAGCCGATGGTCTGCGTAAGGCCATGGGGAAAAAGATAGCTGAAATGATGGTGGCCCAGCGGGAGCGTTTTATGAAGGGGGCCGCTGAAAGTGATGTCGAGCTTGAAAAAGCCGGGCATATTTTCGATCTCATGGAAAAATTCGGCGGTTATGGTTTTAACAAGTCCCATTCCGCAGCTTATGCCCTGATTGCTTATCAGACGGCCTATCTGAAGGCCCATTATCCTTTGGCCTTTATGGCCGCTCTTCTGACCTCAGAAATGAATTCCCTGGATGGTGTGGTAAAGTTTATTGAAGAATGCCGCAGTCATAACATTGAGGTACTCCCTCCGGATGTCAATGCATCGGGTCTTGCTTTCACTGTGGTGGATGACGCCATCCGCTTTGGCCTTGTGGCTGTTAAAAATGTTGGTGAAGGACCTGTTGCCGCCATTCTTGCGGAAAGAGAAGCCAACGGACCCTTTGAAGATCTCTTTGATTTCTGTGAACGCATTGATCTGAGAAAGGTGAATAAACGGGTGCTGGAGGCATTGATCAAGTGCGGCGGCTTCGATAGTACGGGTGTGGAGCGTAGCCGCATGATGGCGGTGCTGGATGAGGCCGTGGATCATGGAGTACGGGCACAGAAGGAAAAAAACGATCCACAGATGGGCCTTTTTGATATGGTGGAAGATCCCGTTGCCGAAGGTCTTAGGCCTGTATTCCCGGACATTCCGGAGTGGGAGGACAGGGACTTGCTGTTTTTGGAAAAGGAGCTTCTGGGGCTGTATCTTTCCGGACATCCCTTACAAAAATACAAAGAGGCCATTGCCCGCTATGCCACAACGGATGCGGAAGGATTGAAGACAGTAGCCAATGGGTCCGCCGTGCGTCTTGGTGGCAGTATCCATGATGTGAAGGTTATTATTACCAAAAAAGGTGATAAAATGGCCTTCATGAACCTGGAGGACATGACCGGAGCATTGGTGGAGGCGGTTATTTTCCCATCCCTTTTTTCTTTGATTACGGATCTTCTGGAAACGGATACGCCCGTTATTGTGGAGGGAGAGGCTCAGGTGGAAGGGTCTTCTGCCAAAATTAAGGCGGAAAAGCTTGTCCATCTGGACAGGGCCGGAGAGGTATGGACCGGTATGCTGCATCTTAATGTGAGTACGGATATCCATAAGAGAGAAGATCTTGTGAAGGTGCAGGAATCCCTGCGCCGTTATCCGGGGAATTGTGCTGTGCAGCTCCATGTACGAATTCCTGAAAAAACGGAAACCCACATTGAATTTCCGGATCTTCTCAAGGTCAGTCCCGGAGCGGAACTCATGGCAGAGCTGCAGGATATTCTCGGGCCGGGGGGTGTTGTCACCTCCTGCACCCCTGCAAAGCTGGAGGACAGGGGAAAGAATGGCAAAAACGGGTATAGAAAAAGGGGAAGCAATGGAAATGCCGCCTCTGCCTGA
- the sppA gene encoding signal peptide peptidase SppA: MFSRRHPYLFFILIMTAMITGSSMLIRLGSVVTKSEAKGEKIGVVELVGPIMESSQVLEDLRTFREDPSIRAIVIRVDSPGGGVGPSQEIFRALQRAREDKIVIASLGSVAASGGYYAAAATDGIMANAGTVTGSIGVILGYTNFRHLVERIGLEPVVIKSGDNKDMASPVRDLTPEQREILQAFVDRLHGQFVRDVAEGRSMEEEVVARLADGRIYAGDEAMGLGLVDRIGNFEDALSWAAERAGIPAGAWVAVYPERETSWLWNLVDGGARSLVGAMERRAGLQGGFLWTPGM; this comes from the coding sequence ATGTTCTCCCGCAGGCATCCCTACCTTTTTTTTATTCTGATCATGACTGCTATGATTACGGGCAGCAGCATGCTGATACGTCTGGGTAGCGTAGTAACAAAATCCGAAGCCAAAGGGGAGAAGATTGGAGTTGTGGAGCTGGTTGGCCCCATCATGGAAAGTTCTCAGGTCCTTGAAGATCTAAGAACTTTTCGGGAGGATCCGAGTATTCGGGCCATTGTTATCAGAGTGGATTCTCCAGGAGGAGGTGTGGGGCCATCACAGGAAATTTTCAGGGCTCTCCAGCGTGCCCGTGAGGATAAAATTGTGATCGCTAGTCTGGGCAGTGTCGCTGCCTCCGGTGGCTACTATGCCGCTGCTGCTACGGATGGTATTATGGCCAATGCCGGGACCGTAACGGGTAGCATCGGTGTTATTCTGGGCTATACCAATTTTCGGCACCTGGTGGAAAGGATTGGTCTTGAACCCGTTGTTATCAAAAGTGGGGATAATAAAGATATGGCCTCGCCCGTAAGGGATCTGACACCGGAACAGCGGGAGATCCTGCAGGCTTTTGTGGATCGCCTGCATGGTCAGTTTGTCAGGGATGTGGCTGAAGGCAGAAGCATGGAAGAAGAGGTTGTTGCCCGGCTTGCCGATGGAAGAATTTATGCCGGTGATGAGGCTATGGGCCTGGGACTGGTGGACCGTATAGGAAACTTTGAAGATGCCCTCTCCTGGGCTGCAGAAAGGGCTGGCATTCCCGCAGGTGCCTGGGTTGCTGTTTATCCGGAGAGGGAAACTTCATGGCTCTGGAATCTTGTGGATGGTGGCGCCCGGTCCCTGGTTGGAGCGATGGAGCGCAGGGCAGGATTGCAAGGTGGTTTCCTGTGGACGCCGGGTATGTAG
- a CDS encoding aminotransferase class I/II-fold pyridoxal phosphate-dependent enzyme produces MAKTGIEKGEAMEMPPLPEVFFPMEKALEKRREAGTLRNLRSMEPMDGGRVRVGDRILVNFSGNDYLGLSRDPLLLQRGEEFARYFGAGATASRLICGNFSCMEAVEKKIARMKGFESVLMLASGYQANLSLLAALCDRKTLIFSDRLNHNSLIQGARLSGGKIIRFRHNDLSHLEKLLCNAPEETRKCIVTESVFSMDGDVPDLEGLSRLAAIHQALLLVDEAHATGVLGDQGMGLVKPGMAHAVVGTFGKGAGVFGAYVAGPALLKEYLVNEMGGFVFSTALPPSVIGMVDASLDRMAEMDAERVHLTALGNRLRLGLQKLGFDTGASSTQIVPVMMGDAKTALALSAHLEKEGFLGVAIRPPTVPEGESRIRLSLCALHSKKDVEGLIRAFSTFTVIA; encoded by the coding sequence ATGGCAAAAACGGGTATAGAAAAAGGGGAAGCAATGGAAATGCCGCCTCTGCCTGAAGTTTTTTTTCCCATGGAAAAGGCCCTTGAAAAAAGAAGGGAGGCCGGAACTCTGCGCAACCTTCGGTCCATGGAGCCCATGGACGGGGGCAGGGTGCGTGTGGGGGATCGGATTCTGGTAAATTTTTCCGGTAACGATTATCTGGGGCTTTCCAGAGATCCCCTTCTTTTGCAACGGGGAGAAGAGTTTGCAAGGTATTTTGGAGCCGGTGCCACGGCATCCCGCCTGATCTGCGGAAATTTTTCCTGTATGGAGGCAGTGGAAAAAAAAATAGCAAGGATGAAGGGCTTTGAATCGGTACTCATGCTGGCATCGGGTTATCAGGCCAACCTTAGCCTGCTGGCAGCCCTATGTGACAGAAAAACCCTTATTTTTTCCGATCGTCTCAATCATAACAGCCTGATACAGGGAGCAAGACTTTCCGGCGGTAAGATTATCCGTTTTCGGCACAATGACCTCAGTCACCTTGAAAAACTCCTTTGCAATGCGCCAGAAGAAACAAGAAAGTGCATTGTCACGGAATCGGTTTTTTCCATGGACGGTGATGTGCCGGATCTGGAGGGGCTGAGTCGGCTTGCAGCAATCCATCAAGCCCTTCTGCTGGTGGATGAGGCCCATGCCACAGGGGTTTTGGGGGATCAGGGCATGGGGCTGGTGAAGCCCGGTATGGCCCATGCCGTGGTGGGAACCTTTGGCAAGGGGGCAGGGGTGTTCGGAGCCTATGTGGCAGGCCCGGCCCTTCTTAAAGAGTATCTTGTCAATGAGATGGGTGGTTTTGTCTTTTCTACGGCCCTTCCTCCTTCGGTGATAGGCATGGTGGATGCCAGTCTGGACCGCATGGCGGAGATGGATGCGGAAAGGGTGCACCTTACAGCCCTTGGGAATCGGCTTCGTCTGGGATTGCAGAAGCTTGGTTTTGATACCGGAGCTTCATCCACCCAGATTGTGCCTGTCATGATGGGAGATGCAAAAACAGCTCTGGCCCTTTCGGCCCATCTGGAAAAGGAGGGTTTTTTAGGCGTTGCCATCCGTCCGCCCACGGTGCCGGAAGGGGAAAGCCGTATTCGTCTTTCCCTCTGCGCTCTGCACAGTAAAAAAGATGTGGAAGGGCTGATCAGGGCTTTTTCTACTTTTACTGTAATTGCTTAG
- the guaB gene encoding IMP dehydrogenase, which produces MAIASLEEAFSFDDVLLLPNYSDVVPSDCDVSTRLTREITLNVPVISAAMDTVTESLTAISMARTGGMGIIHRNLTIDEQIREVDQVKKSESGMIVDPVTISPGAQIGDVLKLMSRYRISGVPVVDGDKLVGIVTNRDLRFETDMTRLVNSVMTTENLVTVHEGITLEESKQKLHQHRIEKLLVVDKDGRLTGMITIKDIEKIKKYPHACKDAMGRLRVGAAVGVGADMMERTEALIKAGVDVLCIDTSHGHSKNVMDAVRTIKAAFPKCQLIAGNVATGKGAEALIEAGVDAVKVGIGPGSICTTRIVAGVGVPQLSAIMNCCAAANKHGVPLIADGGIKFSGDLIKAIGAGAHCVMLGGLLAGTEESPGETILYQGRTYKVYRGMGSLEAMKKGSKDRYYLGDEEDDDKLVPEGIVGKVPYRGTVAENIYQLVGGLKAGMGYVGSHNIEELREKARFIRMTAAGLRESHVHDVIITKEAPNYRID; this is translated from the coding sequence ATGGCAATTGCGTCACTTGAAGAAGCTTTTTCCTTTGATGATGTACTTCTTTTACCTAATTATTCCGATGTGGTACCCAGTGACTGTGATGTTTCCACCCGACTGACCCGGGAAATTACCCTTAATGTGCCGGTTATTTCCGCAGCCATGGATACGGTGACAGAATCCCTTACCGCCATCAGTATGGCCCGTACAGGGGGTATGGGGATTATCCACCGCAACCTGACCATTGACGAGCAGATTCGCGAAGTGGATCAGGTAAAAAAATCCGAAAGCGGGATGATTGTAGATCCCGTTACGATTTCACCGGGCGCCCAGATAGGGGATGTGCTGAAGCTGATGAGTCGTTACCGGATTTCCGGTGTTCCCGTGGTGGATGGAGATAAGCTTGTAGGGATTGTGACCAACCGGGATCTGCGTTTTGAGACGGATATGACCCGACTGGTGAATTCGGTAATGACCACAGAAAATCTTGTAACCGTTCATGAAGGCATTACCCTTGAGGAGTCCAAGCAAAAGCTGCATCAGCACCGCATTGAAAAGCTTCTGGTGGTGGATAAGGATGGTCGCCTGACGGGTATGATCACCATCAAGGATATTGAAAAAATAAAAAAATATCCCCATGCCTGTAAAGATGCCATGGGCAGACTTCGCGTCGGAGCAGCTGTAGGCGTGGGTGCGGATATGATGGAGCGCACCGAAGCACTGATCAAGGCTGGTGTGGATGTCCTTTGCATTGATACTTCCCATGGGCATTCCAAAAATGTCATGGATGCTGTCCGGACCATTAAAGCTGCCTTTCCCAAGTGCCAGCTGATCGCAGGAAATGTGGCAACGGGCAAGGGTGCTGAAGCGCTGATTGAAGCGGGTGTGGATGCGGTGAAGGTGGGTATTGGTCCCGGTTCTATCTGTACCACACGCATTGTTGCCGGTGTGGGGGTGCCCCAGCTTTCCGCCATCATGAACTGCTGCGCAGCTGCCAATAAGCACGGTGTGCCTCTCATTGCCGATGGGGGTATCAAGTTTTCCGGTGATCTCATTAAAGCCATTGGTGCGGGAGCCCATTGTGTCATGCTTGGTGGTCTTCTGGCCGGAACCGAGGAAAGCCCTGGAGAAACTATTCTGTATCAGGGTCGGACCTACAAAGTGTACAGGGGCATGGGTTCTCTGGAAGCCATGAAAAAGGGCAGCAAGGATCGCTACTATCTGGGTGATGAAGAAGATGACGATAAGCTGGTCCCCGAGGGAATTGTGGGCAAGGTCCCCTACAGAGGAACGGTTGCAGAAAATATTTACCAGTTGGTAGGTGGCCTTAAGGCCGGTATGGGGTATGTCGGATCCCATAACATTGAAGAACTCAGGGAGAAGGCGCGGTTTATTCGTATGACAGCGGCAGGTCTGCGTGAAAGCCATGTTCATGATGTTATTATTACCAAGGAAGCTCCTAACTATCGCATAGACTGA
- a CDS encoding 30S ribosomal protein S1, whose translation MDDLGFDGEDLPSMEELLNEYEESFGKFAEGEVVKGKIISVDREYVLVDVGYKSEGMIPAHEFKNDAGEVEAAVGDEVEVMIELWDEEEERVVLSKEKAEKIKVWEEIKKIYDEDGVVEGIITNRVKGGFSVDIGLQAFLPGSQADLRPVRNLDELVGKSFEFKVLKFNRKRSNIVLSRRVILENAREKARSKTLSALEEGKVMDGVVKNITEYGVFVDLGGVDGLLHITDISWGRVKHPSELFSVGDQIKVKVLSFDLERERVSLGMKQLTPDPWTIASEKYPVSTRVQGKVVSLTDYGAFVELEEGIEGLIHVSEMSWTRKIRHPSKVLSVGEVVDAMVLDIKPESRRISLGMKQVMTNPWEVISEKYPVGTIIEGKIKNITDFGLFIGIDDDIDGLVHISDISWTKRIKHPSEVYKKGDTVQAVVLDIDKENERFSLGIKQTHDDPWKSVEERYAVGTEIQGSITNITDFGIFVELEEGIEGLVHISEISTEKVKTPSEAFKVAESITAKVMNINSEERRIGLSIKRLDMDDDEAIMSDYLKNMEDAKPTSSLGESLKESLEAKYKDQ comes from the coding sequence ATGGACGACCTCGGATTTGATGGAGAAGATCTTCCCAGTATGGAAGAGCTTTTGAACGAGTACGAGGAAAGTTTCGGCAAGTTCGCCGAAGGCGAGGTGGTGAAAGGCAAAATCATCTCCGTAGACCGCGAGTACGTTCTGGTGGATGTGGGATATAAATCCGAAGGGATGATTCCTGCCCACGAATTTAAGAACGATGCGGGAGAGGTAGAAGCTGCCGTAGGCGATGAAGTGGAAGTCATGATTGAGCTCTGGGATGAAGAAGAAGAGCGCGTTGTGCTTTCCAAGGAAAAAGCCGAAAAAATCAAGGTTTGGGAAGAAATCAAGAAGATTTACGACGAAGATGGCGTGGTGGAGGGCATTATCACCAACCGCGTGAAAGGTGGTTTCTCCGTCGACATTGGTCTTCAGGCCTTCCTGCCGGGCTCTCAGGCGGACCTCCGTCCTGTGCGCAACCTTGATGAGCTTGTGGGTAAATCCTTCGAGTTCAAGGTGCTTAAGTTCAACAGAAAACGGAGCAATATCGTCCTTTCCCGTCGGGTTATTCTGGAAAATGCCCGGGAAAAGGCCCGTTCCAAAACCCTTTCCGCTCTGGAAGAAGGCAAGGTTATGGACGGTGTGGTCAAAAACATTACCGAGTACGGTGTGTTTGTCGACCTGGGCGGTGTGGATGGACTTCTCCACATCACCGATATTTCCTGGGGACGTGTCAAGCATCCCTCTGAGTTGTTTTCCGTAGGTGATCAGATCAAGGTCAAGGTACTTTCCTTCGACCTGGAGCGTGAGCGTGTGTCGTTGGGCATGAAGCAGCTTACGCCGGATCCCTGGACCATTGCTTCTGAAAAATATCCTGTGAGTACACGGGTGCAGGGCAAGGTTGTTAGCCTTACGGATTATGGCGCTTTTGTGGAACTGGAAGAAGGCATTGAGGGCCTGATTCATGTTTCTGAAATGTCCTGGACTCGTAAAATCCGCCATCCTTCCAAGGTTCTTTCCGTGGGAGAGGTTGTGGATGCCATGGTTCTTGACATCAAGCCCGAAAGCCGTCGTATCTCTCTGGGTATGAAGCAGGTGATGACCAACCCATGGGAAGTAATCAGTGAAAAGTACCCCGTGGGTACCATTATTGAAGGTAAAATTAAGAATATTACGGATTTCGGTCTTTTCATCGGTATTGATGATGACATCGATGGTCTTGTGCATATTTCTGATATTTCCTGGACCAAACGCATCAAACATCCTTCTGAAGTATACAAGAAGGGGGATACGGTTCAGGCCGTGGTTCTGGATATTGATAAAGAAAACGAGCGTTTCTCCCTTGGGATCAAACAGACCCATGACGATCCATGGAAAAGCGTGGAGGAACGTTACGCTGTAGGAACGGAAATACAGGGGTCCATTACCAATATAACGGACTTTGGTATTTTCGTGGAGCTTGAGGAAGGAATAGAAGGTCTTGTTCATATTTCCGAAATCAGCACGGAAAAAGTGAAAACCCCTTCAGAGGCCTTTAAGGTTGCTGAGTCTATCACTGCTAAAGTGATGAACATCAATTCCGAAGAACGCCGTATTGGTCTTTCCATTAAGCGCCTTGATATGGATGATGATGAAGCCATCATGAGCGACTATCTCAAGAATATGGAAGACGCCAAGCCGACCTCGTCCCTTGGTGAAAGCCTCAAAGAAAGTCTTGAGGCAAAGTACAAGGACCAGTAA